TTGAGAAGGATGGTGTGATTTACTTTGAAGAAAAAGAAAAGAAAAAACGAAATGGCCGAGATAGAAGATCTACTGCTGGACTGGGAGCTTCCCTTCGAAGGACAGAAGAAGGAAACCTATTACAATTATCATTGTCAGAAATGTGGGTATAAAGAGGAAGTGCCAGCATTTATCGTAGATGAGATGAAAGCTATGGACAAATTGGATAACTTGGGCTCACCAGGAATGCCAATTTTGGAATGTCCTTATTGTCCTGGAGGCATGGTTTATAAAGGGGAAAAAGAGTAAGCTTTGCGGCTTACTCTTTTAAGTCGCCCGAAGGGCGAATTTGTTCTTGCTGTATAACTGAGGCTGAATAAGGGCAAATTATGTTATGGTACGAGTAAGGAAAGGAGATGATATTGTGGCTAGATTGCCGATTGGTACCCTGGTTCTAGTAATTGTTTCTTTGTTAATTTATTTTGGTCTGGCGCACCGGATTCTGGACAGAATGCGGCTCACTGACCGACAGGCACTGGTGGTCATCGGCTTAATGATCATTGGTAGTTTTATTACAATTCCGGTAGCAAGAGGACTAGTAGGAGTAGATGTGAATGTAGGTGGAGCGCTGGTACCACTGGGGTTGTCAATTTATGTACTGGGAAAAGCGGGTACAGGCAAGGAAATCTTTAGAGCCTTAATAGCAGCTGTGGCAGTTGCCATTGCAATCAGTTTCTCTACGGTATTTTTAGGGGGTACAGAGCCGGAGACAATGTTTATGGATCCTATTTACTTTTATCCCCTGGTAGCGGGTGTATTAGCCTATGTTGTAGGACGCTCCCGGCGTTCAGCTTTTATCTCTGCCATACTGGGGTTAATGCTGGCAGATGTTTTCCAGCTGGTCTGGTATTATGCTAAGGGTAGAAGCGGATTTGTCAGTTTTGGTGGGGCAGGTGCTTTTGATACGTATATACTGGCCGGCGTACTGGCCGCTTTGCTGGCAGAATTGATAGGTGAAACCAGGGAACGGCTGCAAGGAGGACCGGCCCGGGAAAACCGAGATCCTGAGTTGATAGCAGGACTTAAGACCCCGGAAATGGCCAGTATGCTGGGGGCTGACCAGAAGAAAGGGGGAGAAAAAGATGAGCAACAAAAATAATAGGCTGCTGGCAATTGGTGGTTTGGTATCCCTTCTTCTGACTTTAGGTTTGATTTATGCCCGGGACAATGGGACTTTAGGACAATGGCTAGCTATGAACAGCAAAGTTCCAGTCTTTCAACCATTAAATTTATTGAGTGGCAGTGATGAGACAGAGCGGGAATCAGGATATTACATCTTTAAAGATGAGCAGGGGAAAACCATTCATATGACTGCCCTGCCAGTTTTTGTCGGAGATGAATACATTGCGGATGACAATAAGCATTACAGAGTAGAGAAGATCGAGGGTGATGTTGTTAAATTAAAATACATTGGGCAGGAAAAGCTGGCTTATAATCCAGCCTGGGATGAACCGATGAGCTTGCCAGCTCAAGCGGGTGGTGGTAAAAAACCGTTGATAGCTATTTATCACAGTCATAGTGATGAATCGTATGTACCAACCGATGGTCGGTCCAGTATATATGGCAATGGCGGGATTTACAAAGTCGGGAAAGCCTATGCAGCTGCAATGAAACAAATTGGCCTTAATGTAGTTCAAAGTCTGCGCAAACATGATCCCCATGATGCTAATGCCTATCATCGCTCGCGCAGAACTGCTACAGAATTGTTAAAGCTAAACCCTGTCGCACTGGTGGATGTGCATCGGGATGCTGTTCCGCCCGATGTTTATCAGGCTAAAATAAACGGCAAAAACGTTACGCAGATCAAGCTAGTCGTGGGACGCAGAAATCCTCGCAAAGGGGAAAACCTGACCTTTGCCAAAAATATTAAAGCATATCTCGATAAACACCGTCCAGGTCTAGTAGAAGGCATTTTTATTGCCAAAGGAAACTACAACCAGGACCTATCGCCACGGGCAATCTTGATCGAAGTTGGATCTCATACTAATAGCCGAATTCAGGCTCAGGAAGGCGTAAAATTGTTTGCTGATGCTGTACCCCGGGTCGTTGGGGTAAGTACTACTACCGGTCCAGGAGCAGCGCCTCCGGGTGCAGCTGCCCCTGATAAATCTCTAAGCTTGAGTGATGAAAACCGCGGCTCCTGGACGGGGGCTTTTCTGGCGATTGTACTGGTGATTGCAGCTGGTATCGGTTTTCTGCTGTTAGCGACCGGCTCTGGGGCAGCTACCTGGGATAGATTGCGGAACTTCGCTTCCCGGGAACTGGCCAGTGCCCTGGGGTTAAAAAAGAAAGAGAATAAGGGTGGGGAAAAAAGAGAGTGAAGATAATCTATAACTGTTATGGTGGCGCCCATTCATCAGTTGTAGCAGCTGCCCTGCATCTGGGGCTGCTGGACAACACCAGGGTCCCCGGAGAAAAGGAGTTGCTGGAACTGCCTTTATTTGATGGGACCTGGGAACATGACCACGGGCGCCTTTTTTTCTTTGGGATTGATGATAAACAAAGGGAAATATATGTTTTGGGCAAACGCAATCTTGGCCACCAATTGAATGACTTAATCCATCTGGCTGCTCAGGCAGCAGGCATAACCAGGGAGGAATATTTACTGGTGGATGCCTTACCATATGTCAACTGGTTAATGGTAGTAGGTGGTTATACTTCCCGGAGATTGCACTGGGAAAGATTGGGTAGACCAATAGTTATAAGAGGGATACAAACTTTTTACTGGCAAATTGTCAACAAGGTTGAGCAGGTAAAAAAGCTGGTACCGATTACAGAAACAAAAAAATGGGTTCTAAAAAACGGAGCAAATATTACTGTTGACCGGGTTTTAGCTTGCCGCGTAGTAAGAAGTTTCTGGCTGGCCTGGGGCATAACTGGCATTTCCCTTGACTTCCTGGCTGCGATGGTTAATAATGAATAGAGTGATTTATAGTGTTGAGGTGGAATATGACACAAGCAGCTGTTATTGCCAGTGTCCAGACTGAAAGTTTTGGAGAACGGATAGGGCTTAAACCAGGCGATCGGATCTTAGCAGTTAATGGTGAGGCGGTCAGGGATTTAATCGATATGCAATTCGCTCTGGCCGAGGAAAAGTTGAGCTTAACTATTGAACGAAGTGGGGCAATTTTTACTCTTTCTGTACAAAAACAATGGGATGAAGACCTGGGTATAGAGCTGGAAAGCGCAGTTTTCGATGGGATTAGACGTTGCGCCAATCGTTGTAAATTTTGTTTTGTGGAGCAAATGCCGCCAGGGATGCGGGAAAGTTTATATGTTAAAGATGATGATTACCGTCTTTCGGTATTGCATGGGAATTTTATTACCTTAACCAATTTAAGAGAAGAAGATTTACAACGCATTGAAAAACTACATTTAAGTCCGCTTTATGTTTCAGTACACACGACTAACCCGGAATTGCGACAGGAATTGATGGGTAACAGGAAAGCGGGGCAGGTATTACAACAATTGCAGCGATTAGCAGCTGCCGGAATCGAGCTTCATACCCAGATTGTTTGTGTACCTGATTACAATGACAGGGAAGAGCTGGACAAGACTGTTGCTGATCTGGTAAGTTTATATCCCCAGGTTCAGTCTATTGCGGTTGTTCCTGTCGGGCTGACAGCCCATCGCAATGGATTAGCAAAATTAAGAACCTTTACCTCTCAAGAGGCCGCAAACTTAATTGACCAGGTAGAGCGCTGGCAGGAAAAGAACCGGCAGGAGTTTGATTGCTATCTAGTTTATGCAGCCGATGAGTTTTATTTAATGGCAGGGCGATCCATTCCTGAGAATGAACGTTATGAGGATTTTCCCCAGTTGGAAAACGGGGTTGGCCTGGTCAGGACATTTCTTGATAACTGGGAGGACTCAAAAGAGGAACTGCCCAAAAAACAGGGTAAGAGCAGGAAAGCTTTGTGGATCACGGGGGTTTCTTTTGCAAGGGTACTGCAGCAGGTTGCCGCAGAGGCGGAGGCAATTACCGGGGCAAAATTTGAGGTTCTGGCTGTCCCGAACCGTTTTTTTGGCCCAACAGTGACGGTTACCGGATTGTTAACCGGGGAAGATATATTAGCAGCTTTATCTGAATCGCAAAATGTGGATGTGGTTTTTCTGCCTGATATTATCTTTCGACGTGGAGAGATGGTTACCCTGGATGGAATGACTGTAGATGAAATTGCAGATAAAGCTGGAGTGAAGGTTGAAGTTATCAGTAGTAACGGGGAAGATTTAGTAGTTATGATAAAGAGGTGGTTGACAGGTGAGTAAACCAATTGTAGCCATAGTGGGGAGGCCAAATGTAGGCAAATCCACATTGTTCAACCGGCTGGTGGGTGGCCGGTTGGCTATTGTTGAAGATATACCTGGAGTTACGCGAGACAGGATTTATGGGGATGCGGTTTGGTTAGACCATGCTTTTACTGTAATTGATACTGGTGGTATTGAATTTTCCGGGATCGAAAATGAAATTGCCAATCAGATGAAACACCAGGCCCAGCTGGCCATGGAGGAGGCAGACGTTATTTTATTTGTAGTTGATGGAAAGGAAGGTCTGACCATCAATGACGAAGAAGTAGCCAATATGCTGCGCCGGGCCAATAAACCAGTGGTACTGGTAGTGAACAAGGTGGACAATTTTGATCACACTGAACAGTACAATGAGTTTTATGCCCTTGGTTTAGGGGAACCTATTCTGATCTCGGCAGCCCACGGCTATAATATTGGGGATTTACTGGATGAAGTGGTGAAACACTTTTCACCGACAGAAGGGGAGGAAGAAGATGATGATGTAATAAAAATAGCTGTCATAGGCCGACCCAATGTGGGCAAATCTTCTCTGGTTAATGCTTTGCTGGGGACAGAACGGGTTATAGTTTCCGATGTGCCTGGGACTACACGCGATGCTATTGATACTGCCCTGGAACGGGATGGCCAAAAATACATTATCATCGATACTGCCGGTATGAGACGCAAAGGCAAAATCGCAGATGTAGTGGAACGCTATTCTGTAATTCGATCCTTGCGGGCAGTGGATCGAAGTGATATAGTCCTGATGGTAATAGATGCGGTAGAGGGATTGACAGAGCAGGACAAGAAAATTGCCGGTTATGCCCATGAAAGTGGCAAAGGTTGCATCCTGGTGGTAAACAAATGGGACCTGGTGGAAAAAGATGATAAAACGGCTTTGCGTTATACGGAGAAATTGAGAGAAGGTCTTGGTTTTATGCAATATGCTCCGGTCATCTATGTTTCTGCCAGAACCAAGAAAAGAGTGGCCAAGATTTTGGAACTGGTAAAATTTGTAGCAGATCAACAAAATATGCGAATTGCTACCAGTATTTTGAATAACCTGATCAGAGAAGCCACTTATCTGAATCCACCGCCTTCAGACCGGGGTAGAAGGTTGAAAATCCTTTATGCTACCCAGGTAGCTGTTAAACCGCCTACATTTGTGTTATTTGTAAATGACAGTGAATTATTGCATTTCTCCTATCAGAGATATATTGAGAATCAGTTACGTCAGACTTTCGGCTTTGAGGGTACTCCCATACGGATTATTCCCCGTAACCGGCAGGAGGAAAAAGAATGAACTGGTGGTTAGGAATTATCCTGGTTATCGCTTCATATGTTCTAGGGTCTGTTGCTTTTGGCTATGTGGTGGCCAGAGCTGTGGCCGGAATCGATATCCGCAACTATGGCAGTGGGAATGTCGGAGCTACCAATACCTGGCGAACACTGGGCTGGAAAGCCGGGCTTATAGCTTTTGCAGGTGATTTTGCCAAGGGGGCAGTAGCTGCCTGGCTGGGCAAACTCTGGGGAGGACCGGCCTGGGGAGTAGCACTGGGGATTGCAGCAGTTCTGGGCCATACCTATCCGGTGTTTTTACAGTTCAAAGGAGGTAAAGCTGTAGCCACAGGTGGTGGGGTACTTTTTGCCCTTAATCCGTCTATTACCTTGCTGGCTTTAGGGATCTGGGGTGCTATTCTTTACATAAGTGGCTATGTTTCACTGGCCTCATTAATAGCAGCAGCCTGTACCCCGTTCCTGCTCTTGATGTTTGAGCCATCCTGGGCAGTTCGCATCTTTGGTATAATTGGCGCCAGTATTGTTATCTGGCGGCATAGGAGCAATATCCAGCGTTTGCGTACAGGGACAGAAAACCGGATTGGTCGCAGTGGAAAGAGGAGGGATTAGCACCATGAGGGTAGCGGTTATTGGGGCCGGCAGCTGGGCTACAGCCCTGGCGGTTCTATTAAGCCGGAATGGGAAAGAGGTAACTATGTGGGCCCGTCGTCAGCAGCAAATAGAGGAGATGCTGGAATATCGGGAGAATCGCAGCTATCTGCCCGGTG
This DNA window, taken from Carboxydocella sporoproducens DSM 16521, encodes the following:
- a CDS encoding DUF1614 domain-containing protein — protein: MARLPIGTLVLVIVSLLIYFGLAHRILDRMRLTDRQALVVIGLMIIGSFITIPVARGLVGVDVNVGGALVPLGLSIYVLGKAGTGKEIFRALIAAVAVAIAISFSTVFLGGTEPETMFMDPIYFYPLVAGVLAYVVGRSRRSAFISAILGLMLADVFQLVWYYAKGRSGFVSFGGAGAFDTYILAGVLAALLAELIGETRERLQGGPARENRDPELIAGLKTPEMASMLGADQKKGGEKDEQQK
- the spoIIP gene encoding stage II sporulation protein P; translation: MSNKNNRLLAIGGLVSLLLTLGLIYARDNGTLGQWLAMNSKVPVFQPLNLLSGSDETERESGYYIFKDEQGKTIHMTALPVFVGDEYIADDNKHYRVEKIEGDVVKLKYIGQEKLAYNPAWDEPMSLPAQAGGGKKPLIAIYHSHSDESYVPTDGRSSIYGNGGIYKVGKAYAAAMKQIGLNVVQSLRKHDPHDANAYHRSRRTATELLKLNPVALVDVHRDAVPPDVYQAKINGKNVTQIKLVVGRRNPRKGENLTFAKNIKAYLDKHRPGLVEGIFIAKGNYNQDLSPRAILIEVGSHTNSRIQAQEGVKLFADAVPRVVGVSTTTGPGAAPPGAAAPDKSLSLSDENRGSWTGAFLAIVLVIAAGIGFLLLATGSGAATWDRLRNFASRELASALGLKKKENKGGEKRE
- a CDS encoding DUF3189 family protein; amino-acid sequence: MKIIYNCYGGAHSSVVAAALHLGLLDNTRVPGEKELLELPLFDGTWEHDHGRLFFFGIDDKQREIYVLGKRNLGHQLNDLIHLAAQAAGITREEYLLVDALPYVNWLMVVGGYTSRRLHWERLGRPIVIRGIQTFYWQIVNKVEQVKKLVPITETKKWVLKNGANITVDRVLACRVVRSFWLAWGITGISLDFLAAMVNNE
- a CDS encoding DUF512 domain-containing protein — encoded protein: MTQAAVIASVQTESFGERIGLKPGDRILAVNGEAVRDLIDMQFALAEEKLSLTIERSGAIFTLSVQKQWDEDLGIELESAVFDGIRRCANRCKFCFVEQMPPGMRESLYVKDDDYRLSVLHGNFITLTNLREEDLQRIEKLHLSPLYVSVHTTNPELRQELMGNRKAGQVLQQLQRLAAAGIELHTQIVCVPDYNDREELDKTVADLVSLYPQVQSIAVVPVGLTAHRNGLAKLRTFTSQEAANLIDQVERWQEKNRQEFDCYLVYAADEFYLMAGRSIPENERYEDFPQLENGVGLVRTFLDNWEDSKEELPKKQGKSRKALWITGVSFARVLQQVAAEAEAITGAKFEVLAVPNRFFGPTVTVTGLLTGEDILAALSESQNVDVVFLPDIIFRRGEMVTLDGMTVDEIADKAGVKVEVISSNGEDLVVMIKRWLTGE
- the der gene encoding ribosome biogenesis GTPase Der — protein: MSKPIVAIVGRPNVGKSTLFNRLVGGRLAIVEDIPGVTRDRIYGDAVWLDHAFTVIDTGGIEFSGIENEIANQMKHQAQLAMEEADVILFVVDGKEGLTINDEEVANMLRRANKPVVLVVNKVDNFDHTEQYNEFYALGLGEPILISAAHGYNIGDLLDEVVKHFSPTEGEEEDDDVIKIAVIGRPNVGKSSLVNALLGTERVIVSDVPGTTRDAIDTALERDGQKYIIIDTAGMRRKGKIADVVERYSVIRSLRAVDRSDIVLMVIDAVEGLTEQDKKIAGYAHESGKGCILVVNKWDLVEKDDKTALRYTEKLREGLGFMQYAPVIYVSARTKKRVAKILELVKFVADQQNMRIATSILNNLIREATYLNPPPSDRGRRLKILYATQVAVKPPTFVLFVNDSELLHFSYQRYIENQLRQTFGFEGTPIRIIPRNRQEEKE
- the plsY gene encoding glycerol-3-phosphate 1-O-acyltransferase PlsY — its product is MNWWLGIILVIASYVLGSVAFGYVVARAVAGIDIRNYGSGNVGATNTWRTLGWKAGLIAFAGDFAKGAVAAWLGKLWGGPAWGVALGIAAVLGHTYPVFLQFKGGKAVATGGGVLFALNPSITLLALGIWGAILYISGYVSLASLIAAACTPFLLLMFEPSWAVRIFGIIGASIVIWRHRSNIQRLRTGTENRIGRSGKRRD